The following are from one region of the Streptomyces rubrogriseus genome:
- a CDS encoding ABC transporter permease gives MYDPTVARLTYRALLGRRRALILGVLPLLLLVIAVAVRALAGADDQTSVDVLGGFALATMVPIIGVIAGTGAIGPEIDDGSVVYLLSKPIKRPTIIFTKLIVAIAVTMVFSAVPTLLAGLILNGNGQQVAVAYTIAALVASIAYAALFLLLGTVSRHAVVFGLVYALVWEALFGSLVPGARTLSVQQWSLAVAQKVADGNLVTSDVGLPTATVLLAAVTVLATWYAGQKLRSLTLAGEE, from the coding sequence ATGTACGACCCCACAGTCGCCCGACTCACCTACCGGGCCCTGCTCGGCCGCCGCCGGGCCCTCATCCTGGGCGTCCTCCCCCTGCTGCTGCTCGTCATCGCCGTCGCGGTGCGCGCGCTCGCCGGAGCCGACGACCAGACCTCGGTCGACGTGCTGGGCGGGTTCGCCCTCGCCACCATGGTGCCGATCATCGGCGTCATCGCCGGTACCGGCGCCATCGGCCCGGAGATCGACGACGGCTCGGTGGTGTACCTGCTGTCCAAGCCGATCAAGCGGCCGACGATCATCTTCACCAAGCTGATCGTCGCCATAGCCGTGACGATGGTCTTCTCCGCCGTTCCCACGCTGCTCGCGGGCCTGATCCTCAACGGCAACGGCCAGCAGGTCGCCGTCGCCTACACGATCGCCGCGCTGGTCGCCTCCATCGCCTACGCCGCGCTGTTCCTGCTGCTGGGCACGGTGTCCCGGCACGCGGTGGTCTTCGGGCTCGTCTACGCGCTCGTCTGGGAGGCCCTGTTCGGCTCCCTGGTGCCGGGGGCCCGCACGCTGAGCGTCCAGCAGTGGTCGCTGGCGGTGGCCCAGAAGGTCGCCGACGGGAATCTGGTGACCTCCGACGTCGGTCTGCCGACCGCGACGGTGCTGCTCGCCGCGGTGACCGTGCTCGCCACCTGGTACGCCGGCCAGAAGCTGCGGTCGCTGACGCTCGCCGGGGAGGAGTGA
- a CDS encoding ABC transporter ATP-binding protein: MTTLNIDHVSRWFGNVVAVNDITMTIGPGVTGLLGPNGAGKSTLINMMGGFLAPSTGSVTLDGQPVWRNEDIYKHIGIVPEREAMYDFLTGREFVLANAELHGLGARAADEALATVEMAYAQDRKIATYSKGMRQRVKMASALVHQPSLLLLDEPFNGMDPRQRMQLMDLLRRMGDEGRTVLFSSHILEEVEQLAWHIEVIVAGRHAASGDFRKIRRLMTDRPHRYLVRSSDDRALAAALIADPSTSGIEVDLAEGALRIQAVDFGRFTVLLPKVARDHGIRLLTVSPSDESLESVFSYLVAA; the protein is encoded by the coding sequence GTGACCACGCTGAACATCGACCACGTCTCCCGCTGGTTCGGCAACGTGGTCGCCGTCAACGACATCACCATGACGATCGGCCCCGGAGTCACCGGCCTGCTCGGCCCCAACGGAGCGGGAAAGTCCACCCTCATCAACATGATGGGCGGCTTCCTGGCCCCCTCCACCGGCAGCGTCACCCTCGACGGCCAGCCGGTCTGGCGCAACGAGGACATCTACAAGCACATCGGCATCGTCCCCGAGCGGGAGGCGATGTACGACTTCCTCACCGGCCGCGAGTTCGTCCTCGCCAACGCCGAACTGCACGGGCTGGGGGCCAGGGCGGCCGACGAGGCCCTCGCCACCGTGGAGATGGCCTACGCCCAGGACCGGAAGATCGCCACGTACTCCAAGGGCATGCGTCAGCGCGTGAAGATGGCGTCCGCCCTCGTCCACCAGCCGTCGCTGCTCCTGCTCGACGAGCCGTTCAACGGCATGGACCCGCGCCAGCGCATGCAGCTGATGGACCTGCTGCGGCGCATGGGCGACGAGGGCCGCACCGTGCTGTTCTCCTCGCACATCCTGGAAGAGGTCGAGCAGCTCGCCTGGCACATCGAGGTCATCGTCGCCGGACGCCACGCGGCCAGCGGCGACTTCCGCAAGATCCGTCGCCTGATGACCGACCGGCCGCACCGCTACCTGGTGCGTTCCAGCGACGACCGGGCCCTGGCGGCCGCGCTGATCGCCGACCCGTCGACCTCCGGCATCGAGGTCGACCTCGCCGAGGGTGCCCTGCGTATCCAGGCCGTCGACTTCGGCCGGTTCACGGTCCTGCTGCCGAAGGTCGCCCGCGACCACGGCATCCGGCTGCTCACGGTCTCGCCGTCCGACGAGTCCCTCGAGTCCGTCTTCTCGTATCTCGTCGCGGCGTAG